The Pyxidicoccus sp. MSG2 DNA segment GCCAGGAAGCGGTTGCCGAAGCGGCGCAGGAGCGTGGAGCGGAAGCTGGTGATGCCCGCGAAGCGGCTGCCGATGGCGAGCTCCGCCCCCGCGTCCAGCGCCTCCAGCAGCGAGGCCACGGAGCTCGGGTCATGCTGGCCATCGCCGTCCATCCGGATGACGCGCTCGTAGCCGAAGCGCGCCGCGTAGAGCAGCCCGCTGACCTCTCCCGCGGCGACTCCCAGGTTGAAGGGGTGGGAGAGCACCTGCGCGCCCGCGGAACGGGCCTGCGCCGCCGTCTGGTCCGCCGAGCCGTCATCCACGACGAGCACGTCCATCGCGGGCAGGACCTTGCGCAGCTCCGCCACCGTGGAGGCGATGCACTCCTCTTCGTTGTAGGCGAGCAGCACGATGAGGCCGCGCGGGATATCCATGCCTCCCCCTTCGAGGGTCAGGCGTTCTTCTATCCGGTTCTGGCGCCGGGGGAAAAGGTGGCCTCCGGCGGGCCGCCTCGTGCCTGCGCCCACTCCATCAGCCGCGCTTGTGGCCCCGGCCTGGAGCCCGGGCTCGGGGGGCCGTCTTCGCGGGCCCCTCGGCGCGAGTCGGAGGGGGCGGCTCCGAGGGGGACTGGGCGAGCTTCGCCAGACGCTCCTCCACCTCCTGCCGCCAGCGGGCCTGGGTGTGTGCCTGCACGCGCTGGTGCTCATGGATGAGTGCGAGTGCGTCCAGGATGGCTTCGTTGAACTCCACCTGCCGGCGCAGCGCCTCGTTGATGAAGGGCTGGAAGGCGAGCCGGAAGGCGCGCTTGGCCAGCACCAGCACGGGCCCCACCACCGGCCGGTGCGACGAGGGCGCGTCCGCGTAGCGCGTGTCCCGCTTGAGGCGCGCCGTCTGGAGGATGGCGGGCCACTCCACGCCGGGGGTGGGCGCCTGCACGGTGTCGAGCTTCTTGCGCAGCGCCTCCACGGCCTCGGGGGCCGGTGTGGGCAACCTGCGCAGGGCGTCCG contains these protein-coding regions:
- a CDS encoding glycosyltransferase family 2 protein; the protein is MDIPRGLIVLLAYNEEECIASTVAELRKVLPAMDVLVVDDGSADQTAAQARSAGAQVLSHPFNLGVAAGEVSGLLYAARFGYERVIRMDGDGQHDPSSVASLLEALDAGAELAIGSRFAGITSFRSTLLRRFGNRFLAWLLSSLCKQRITDPTSGFRGFGPRAIRFFARTHPHDYPEPESVLMAARQGFKITELPVRMRPRLTGTSSLTAWKSAFYMAKVSFALLMERVRPV